The genomic DNA GCCCCATTCCCGTTCCCCGTTCCCCGTTCCCCACTGCCCCATTCCCGTTCCCCATTCCCCACTGCCCCGTTCCCGTTCCCCGTTCCCATTCCCCACTGCCCCATTCCCGTTCCCCGTTCCCGTTCCCCACTGCCCCGTTCCCCGTTCCCATTCCCCACTGCCCCGTTCCCGTTCCCCATTCCCCACTgccccgttcccgttcccgttcccgttccccGTTCCCCGTTCCCCACTGCCCCGTTCCCGTTCCCCGTTCCCATTCCCCACTGCCCCGTTCCCGTTCCGCCCCCGCCGGAAGGGCGGGCCCTGCACGCACGCGCCGCCGGTGACGTCACGCCAAGCGCGGCGCGCGGGGTGGGGGCGCAGCCGCTGGCGAGCGCGGGCGCTCAGATCTCGGCGCGGCGATGGGGGCGGCGGCTGCCGAGGCGAACCGGACGCTGTTCGTGGGGAACCTGGACCCCAAGGTCACCGAGGAGCTCATCTTCGAGCTCTTCCACCAGGTATCGCCCGGCGCCCGTGCTGTGCGTACCGGGGGGGGACGCGGCGGGGGGGCCGCGGCCGCCATGGCCGGCGGGGCTACGGCGGCCGCCGCGGGACAGGGTTCGGCGGGGCGCACGTGCTCGGCGGCGGTCGCTCCCTCCCGGTGTTTGCTTAATGCCTTCGCCCCCGATGCCAGGCGGGTCCCGTGATCACCGTGAAGATCCCGAAGGACCGGGATGGACGGCCCAAGCAGTTCGCCTTCGTCAATTTCAAGCACGAGGAGTCGGTGCCGTACGGACTGCGGCTGCTCAACGGGATCAAGCTGTACGGGCGGCCCATGCGCATCCAGTTCCGATCAGGTACCGGAGGAACCTTAAATAACCCGTTTTCTAGAGGGAAAGTGAACTGCTGTCAACTGCCCCCAGCCTGCAACAGAATCACAGTTAATCGGGGAAATTGCAGGAGCCTCTCACCAAGGCTCAccctcctctgccagctctgctcccttcaCACACTCCTGTCCCAGTGCTTCCACCAGGGACTTTTTGTCCCTCGTGGCCGGTGTAACCCCCTTGGCTGAGCcttctctttgtgtttttattGGTTATTCCTGCAGCACCTCTGAGATCTGTTATAAATTATCACACAAGCACTAAAAATTGCATCTGGTGGTGGTTAAATGAGGCACATTGGCTACAATATCTCTGCCCTTTCCTGGTGGGAATTAAGACAGTTGCAGTGCCATATTTTGGTAACTGGACCATGTGCTTTTGCAGGTCACTGATGAAATGTGAGAGCCAATTAAACACGTGGAAACTGGAGAGCCAATTCAAAACGTGTTGATGTCCTGCAAGTTCACACCCAAGTTCCTTATCTGGTATTTGTGGGTCTCCTGAAATATTTGTCTCTCCCCAGGGAGCAGtcatgcagcccaggatatcAATCCATCCTGTCCCCCGctcacagctgctggcaccagcccGCCTGGGATGCCTCATCCAGCATCCAACTGCAGCAGGTATGAGTCTTGTTGGCACAGGAGCGTGGAGTGGAGATAGACATTGCATGGCTCACAGCGTTCCTGGCTACTTCCAAGGGCAATTTGGTGTTTCTTCCCTGTGGAGGGAACACCAGTGGGATACCGACACCCCTTGGACTGCAGCTGTTGTGTGTTTAAGGCTGAAACTCCTGATCTGTTTTCCGTGCAGGTATGAGAGGGTTCCAGATGGCATGGCCGCACCAGGGTTCCCGTCGAGCCTGCAGAGACAAGCAGTGGTACGTGCGCACACTCAGAGGCACAGGTTGTGGGAATGTACTTTTGGAGTGCTGAGATGACAATTCCAGAAGATTTGAAGCTCCTGGAACAGTTGGGGGTCTGTTGGGagggctctgggctgtgggagTCCAGCTGTGGGTGAAGTAGTGGGTAGTGGTTATTAAGCTTGCATTCGGTCTCACTTCCAAACCAACCTATTCCGTTCTCCTGGTATTTACAGTGTGAGTTAGGGTCCAGCCCAGGGTTTAGTTCAAGCACTGCACTGGGCAGCGAGTGTACCAAACCAAGCAtgcctttccctctttcccttccagATGAACAGTGCGGCTCGGCAGCAACCGCAGTTCGGGGGGAAATATGAGCAGCCCGGCTTTGCCCCTCCTGGCTACCCGCACTCCTTCCACGCCCCTCCGGGCTCCCCGGGGCCGCGGCGCTCTGAGGGGCCGGCCCTGCGCAAGGGCCGGCTGGGTGCCCACCCCTACCCCCCAGACACCCGCCACTTCGGCCGCGAGCGCTTTGGGGAGCGCGGCCCCGACTACGGCCGGGGCAAACGGGATGAGTACGGCTTTGATGAGAGGGGCCACGACGCCGAGCACCACTACCGGGGCGGCCGGGAGGAGCACTACGACGACAGGCACCGGGACGGCTGGAGCTACGACTACCGCAGGGAGAGCTACAGAGAGGCCAAGTGGCACTCATCGCGGCATTGATGGACTCGAGGGCAAAGCAAATGTGACCTGTTTCTCACTGAATACATGTATAAatcccccccaaaacccccagtGAAGTCACCTTTTAGTGTTTGTAAAAATACCAGCAGTGCAGTCCTGCCAAACTCTGGTCTCAGTATTAAATGTCTTAACTCACACTTCAGGGCTTTTCACGGGGTAACAAAGCTGTGGTGAAGATTTGGAGAAACAACTACTCTGTCCTTGTGTCACAGAGAAGTGCTGTTAGTATTTTTTAGGAGAAAGGAACATCTGTGTCAGATGGAAGGGTCTAGCCTTTTAAGCAGGGTTGAGGTGGGACAGATGCTGCCTGGTATCTGCAGCATTCCTCATGTCGTTTTTTATACAGtcgtagaatcacagaatggtctaGGTTGGTAGGTACTTTAAAGACCAcctcattccagccccctgccaaaggcagggacaccttccactagaccaggttgctcagagccccattcaaCCCGGCCTTGAACGCCTCCAGCGATGGGGCGTTCACAATTTCCCTGGGTAACCTTTTACAGTGCTTAAGcacccccacagtaaagaattttttcctaatacgTAATccaaacctactctctttcaatttgaacCCATTCCCCGTTGTCCATTTAAAATATGACAGTATCGTCTTGGAGAACATTAAAAGTCTCCCTGGGCAAAGCCCCTGGGTGAGCCCCCTCTTTTGAAGCGGGGGGAGCGGAGCTCCTCCGTGGGATCGGTGACGGGAGGAGGGCCCCAGGTTACGCCGGACTACATCTCCCAGCAGCCCTTGCGGCGCGTCCACCCCCACGAAGCGCGGACGGCGGCGCGGGGGCCACCGGGAGCTGTAGTGCGGCGGCTATGCtgggcggcggccgcgccggcCTGGGCCGCCTGCGGATCTGCGCCGGGCGGCTGtggcggggccggcggagggCAGCGGCCATGGCCGGCGGCGACATGGGGCAGCGCATGGTCTGGGTGGACCTGGAGGTGCGGGgcagcggcgcggggcggcggggggcgcggggaaGGAGCGGACGGGACGGGGGGCGCGGGCCCCCGGGCGCGCTGACGCTGCCGCTCGCCCCTGGCAGATGACGGGCCTGGACGTGGAGAAGGACCAGATCTTGGAGATGGCGTGTCTGATCACCGACTGCGACCTCAACGTGCTGGCCGAGGTGAGGGGGCCGGGCGGGACCCAGCGGGcacccccggccccggcagGACCGCGCCGCTTGCGGGGGATGCTGGAACAAAGTAACCCCGGGCGATGCCCTGCTCCGGCCGCGCTGGGATCCGCTGCTCCGCACCGGGAGCGTGGGAGCGGCACCGGAGCGCGGGGACCTGCGTCACACTGCACTTCGGGTCTCCAGGCTGAAACTGCTCCGTGCTCTGCTTGTGTTTGGGACTAAACTTTTACATGCTTGTAAACTTTTATTCCATtacctttctgttttcctctccccGACAGGGCCCGAACCTGATTATCAACCAGCCCGACGAGCTGTTGGAGAGCATGTCCGAGTGGTGCAAGGAGCATCACGGGAAGGTAAAGCCCTTCGTCTTGGCCGCGATGAGAATGACGTGTAATTCTGAGTGATGAGCTGCAGTACGGCCGCCTTAGCAGGCAGAACTCCTGTGCTGAGCAGTTTGCAGTCAGACAGAGGGTTGAAAGACAGGAGACAGTATCTGTATTATTTTGTATTGAGGAGCCTCTGTGGAATGTTTTGCCCAAGGTGTCACAAGTCATCTGCGGCACAGTTCAAACTGCGCTCGGGGATCTTTAGCCTTCAGCTTCCAGCTTGCCTGAAGGAGCCTGTGCTTCGCAGGCTGGTTTCTGATAAGTTGGAATAGTGCTGGAAGCTACTTCGTGGTTTGAGAGAGCTCGGGAGcatcagcacagcccagcagcagtgaggctcccctgagagggctggagcaggcaggaggggccAGAATAGGGTCTGTTGCTCAGGGATGTGCCACTGGCTCGCATCTCCTAAGACAAGGGCTCAGCCTCCCTCTCTCAGTGTGAGGTTGGGAATTGGGGTTTGGTTCCTTGGTCCTCTCAAAGAGCTGCTGGCCACCTCCTGCCTGTGTGGGAGCCATGGTGTAGGTGGGGTGGGTGGGCTCCTCTTGACAGCTCCTCCTGCTGAAGTCTTGCATAAAACAATTCAGAATAATTCCAGTGGAGAAGGGGAAGGTGAAGCTTGAATGCCTGAGTAAGAACAGGTGCAGGATCAGTGCAGAAGAGTCCAGAGccagagaaatgcagatttcttcCTGTGGATTCTGATGCATGTGGGATTAAACAGGTCTGTAAGCACTGGGCTTTTGCCTGTCCCCTCAGTGCTGTGAGCCTTGCGGATTTTTTCACTGAAGGCTTCACTTTTGCAGTAAGAGATTATTTTTTGGTCTTTGGGCCACCAGAGAAAGGTTCCTCCTTGCCAGCAGCAAGAGAGCAAATGGATTTTCCAGTCCCTGATGATGAATTGAAATTCAAGTTAGTTTTAAGATACCCATAaccccccttcctcccccttcGGCGTCTTGCTCTCCCTAGGAAGAATTAGCAAGAGTTTGGGAAATGAATATTAATTTACTGTGATGGgtgcttttccctgctccagttGAGGATTCCGGCTCGGCTTCAGCTCGGGAGTGAATTGGAGATGGTAGCATGCGTCCTTGCTGCTCCTGAGGAGctacttatttttaattgacTAAGAGAAGAGAAGCAATTAGAATATAGATGAAAATGCTGCCacataatgaattttttaaCCACCACTTGGATCTGTCAAGTAGATTTTTGCGGCACAGTCGTGGAAATATATAGCGTAGCCAGATGGAAATAAATCACTGAGAACACTTGGAGAGGATTTGACATTTaactattgaaaaaaaagaagggaggaaCTTCTCTGATTTATAGGAATCTTGATAAACCCTGAAGGCAGGATCCTGTTTGTTTGTGTTCACTGGtacctgctgctccctgctggggaGGCGAGTGCCTCTCCTGAAACAGGGATATAAGGGGATGTAACGCTCTCCTGGCTCAAGGATGTGCAGGTGGATAAACAACACCTCACGTCTTGGTAACTGAGAACAAGTCTGAGCGAAGAAatcaaaaaaagggaaagaaaaaaccccaaaccccacagcaaGGTCAGTGCTGCCAGGACTATTTACCTGCCTTGGTTTTACTTCCCAAGCAGGAGGTCCCTGGGGAGAGTAGAGGCTGGGGGTGCCCCAGAGAACTGAGATGCAGAGTTCAGGAGGTACCTGGGGAACAAACAGCGCTCAAAGGGTTGACCTTTCACTGCAGAGTTAAACATTTACTTGAGAACTGGAGTATTCCTGGCAGTGTCTGTGACAGAGTGTTTCTGATTTATGACTTGGCTCTTTTTTGCAGTCTGGCCTTACTAAGGCTGTGAAGGAGAGTAAAATCtcactgcagcaggcagagtACGAGTTCCTGTCCTTCGTGCGGCAGCAGACACCCCCGGGGCTCTGTCCTCTCGCAGGTGAAGCATCTTCTTTCTTAACTACAACATCATCATCCATCCTGCACTCCCAGTGGGATGCAAACACACACTGGCACCTGTGGCAGGGATGTGTTCCTGTTCTATGCTGTGTCTTTTCCTCCCTGGGTATCCAACCAAAGGCCAAATAAGGATCTTCCAGGTGTCCTCTTACCCAGAATTGCTTTCAGAATGTTCATATATGATCTTGGGACAGGTGCTGAGTGAAATTAATACCAATGGCCATTTTCACTTGGGAAGAAACCCAATGTTGGCATAATTCTTTGATACTTATCTGTGTGACACAAACTGTGGGAGTAGTAACTGAGGAATTACTAGAGGTGTTAGTATTAAACCCTGTGTGATCTGATCCTGCAATGAAAATCTGACAAACCTTTACAATCATGTTTGCTAGAAAATGGGATAAATGAGCTGCTTGTGAATGGCTTTTCGTCCCCTGTGATCTCTCCCAGCTCGCTGCTCGTTTCTATGTCGCTCTGTAGCGTCTTTGAAGAAACATCTTGTTTTGTGTCTTTGTAGGTAACTCTGTTCATGCAGATAAGAAATTCCTTGACAAATACATGCCGCAGTTCATGAGGCACCTTCATTACAGGATCATTGATGTGAGCACTGTCAAGGAACTTTGCAGGTAAATGTTCCCCCAATTAAGTGGTTTGAAAGATACCCCCGGGATGCCCATTCGTGatgctggggctctgcagatcacagcagggagacagattcccagggctgtggcacCTCTGGGTGTCAGTGAAACCAAAATTCCTTCACCAAGTGTAACAAACCTGCAGCAGTCACCAGACATGGTTTTGAATCccagttttctttttgagtGGCAATTTTTCTGCTCACAGGCGCTGGTATCCAGAGGAGTATGAGTTTGCACCAAAGAAGGCGGCTTCTCACAGGTGAGCTTTGTGCTTCTGTCTCTGACTGAGCAGGGCTTGTCCTGCAGGGAACTCTGCTCTTCCTGAGCAGGATATGGGGCTCCCTGTGAATTGCAGCATCCTGTGTCTGATGCAGGTGGAGGCTGTGTGCTTCTGCACCCTGTCAGATGTTTGTATTCTCCTGTCCAAAGCCTAGATAGTGGAGGGAAATGGagtattaaaatacagagaacCAGAAGTTTCCTCAGTCCTTCTGATTCACTCAGCTCTTTGAGGTGCATGTTTGTTGGCCATGCAAACAATCACTTAATGGGGGTTATCTGCC from Corvus cornix cornix isolate S_Up_H32 chromosome 24, ASM73873v5, whole genome shotgun sequence includes the following:
- the REXO2 gene encoding oligoribonuclease, mitochondrial, coding for MLGGGRAGLGRLRICAGRLWRGRRRAAAMAGGDMGQRMVWVDLEMTGLDVEKDQILEMACLITDCDLNVLAEGPNLIINQPDELLESMSEWCKEHHGKSGLTKAVKESKISLQQAEYEFLSFVRQQTPPGLCPLAGNSVHADKKFLDKYMPQFMRHLHYRIIDVSTVKELCRRWYPEEYEFAPKKAASHRALDDIRESIKELQFYRDHIFKRKTDEKKRKLIENGESDKAAS
- the RBM7 gene encoding RNA-binding protein 7, whose protein sequence is MGAAAAEANRTLFVGNLDPKVTEELIFELFHQAGPVITVKIPKDRDGRPKQFAFVNFKHEESVPYGLRLLNGIKLYGRPMRIQFRSGSSHAAQDINPSCPPLTAAGTSPPGMPHPASNCSRYERVPDGMAAPGFPSSLQRQAVMNSAARQQPQFGGKYEQPGFAPPGYPHSFHAPPGSPGPRRSEGPALRKGRLGAHPYPPDTRHFGRERFGERGPDYGRGKRDEYGFDERGHDAEHHYRGGREEHYDDRHRDGWSYDYRRESYREAKWHSSRH